The Corallococcus soli genome has a window encoding:
- a CDS encoding heme/hemin ABC transporter substrate-binding protein, whose protein sequence is MRPLASKWGLFAALFALASHAAPPAPKAAPKLVTVGPAVTQTVFALGAGDRVVGVDDSSAALPEAAKVRTVGYQRALSAEGVLSLGAGLLLGSAEAGPPAVLEQLKQTGMRVETFANEPTVEAARARIQAIAERLGTPDQGRALVAKLDEDLAKAAGRAASVKGTKPPRILAVYARGAGAMMVAGTGTVADTLIRLSGAVNAVAGLQGYKPLSSEAVVAAAPDFVLLPAGSVATVGGAEGLAKQPGLSQVKGWRLVTVDDVDFMGLGPGLGRAVGRLQDGVAPAGKGGGK, encoded by the coding sequence ATGAGGCCGCTGGCTTCGAAGTGGGGGTTGTTCGCGGCCCTGTTCGCCCTGGCCTCGCACGCGGCTCCGCCCGCTCCGAAGGCCGCGCCGAAGCTCGTCACGGTGGGGCCGGCCGTGACGCAGACGGTGTTCGCGCTGGGCGCGGGCGACCGGGTGGTGGGCGTGGACGACTCCAGCGCGGCGCTGCCGGAGGCGGCGAAGGTGCGCACGGTGGGCTACCAGCGCGCGCTGTCGGCCGAAGGGGTGCTGTCGCTGGGGGCGGGCCTGTTGCTGGGGTCGGCGGAGGCCGGGCCTCCGGCGGTGCTGGAGCAGTTGAAGCAGACGGGCATGCGCGTGGAGACGTTCGCCAACGAGCCCACGGTGGAGGCGGCGCGCGCGCGCATCCAGGCCATCGCGGAGCGGCTGGGCACGCCCGACCAGGGGCGGGCGCTGGTGGCGAAGCTGGATGAGGACCTCGCGAAGGCGGCCGGGCGCGCGGCCTCCGTGAAGGGCACGAAGCCGCCGCGCATCCTCGCGGTGTACGCGCGGGGCGCGGGCGCGATGATGGTGGCGGGGACGGGCACCGTGGCGGACACGCTCATCCGCCTGTCGGGCGCGGTGAACGCCGTGGCGGGCCTGCAGGGCTACAAGCCGCTCAGCTCGGAGGCGGTGGTGGCGGCGGCGCCGGACTTCGTGCTGCTGCCCGCGGGCTCCGTGGCGACGGTGGGTGGCGCGGAGGGGCTGGCGAAGCAGCCCGGCCTGTCGCAGGTGAAGGGCTGGCGCCTCGTCACCGTGGACGACGTGGACTTCATGGGCCTGGGGCCGGGCCTGGGCCGGGCCGTGGGGCGCCTC
- a CDS encoding hemin-degrading factor, whose translation MSTTAALRERWRALKESQPRMRIRDAAEHLGVSEAELLVTGLGGEVVRLEPRFDVLLPRLESLGRVMALTRNASAVHEKKGVYHKVEVHGAMALVLDEDIDLRLFLSRWCFVFALREDVSGEVRRSLQVFDAAGTAVHKIYLQPEADVAAYEALVRELTHADPSPVLNLAPVAAPPAPLPDSEIDAAGLVDGWRALQDTHEFFALLKRFKVARTQALRLAGPELALPVAPDALGWTLERAASSALPIMIFVGNPGAIQIHTGPVRTVRPMGPWMNVLDPGFNLHVRADHVHSAWVVRKPTRDGTVTSLELFDRAGENIGLLFGKRKPGELESPAWRALMEELGRALPAVEVAS comes from the coding sequence GTGAGCACGACCGCCGCGCTGCGAGAGCGCTGGCGGGCCCTGAAGGAATCCCAGCCCCGCATGCGCATCCGCGACGCGGCGGAGCACCTGGGGGTGAGCGAGGCGGAGCTGCTCGTCACCGGCCTGGGCGGAGAGGTGGTGCGGCTGGAGCCGCGCTTCGACGTGCTCCTGCCCCGGCTGGAGTCGCTGGGCCGGGTGATGGCCCTGACGCGCAACGCGTCCGCGGTGCACGAGAAGAAGGGCGTCTACCACAAGGTGGAGGTGCACGGCGCGATGGCGCTGGTGCTGGACGAGGACATCGACCTGCGGCTGTTCCTGTCGCGCTGGTGCTTCGTGTTCGCGCTGCGCGAGGACGTCTCTGGCGAGGTGCGCCGCAGCCTCCAGGTGTTCGACGCGGCGGGCACCGCCGTGCACAAGATCTACCTCCAGCCCGAGGCCGACGTCGCCGCCTACGAGGCGCTGGTGCGGGAGCTGACGCACGCGGACCCGTCGCCCGTGCTGAACCTGGCGCCGGTGGCCGCGCCGCCCGCGCCGCTGCCGGATTCGGAGATCGACGCCGCGGGCCTGGTGGACGGCTGGCGCGCGCTCCAGGACACGCACGAGTTCTTCGCGCTGCTCAAGCGCTTCAAGGTGGCGCGCACGCAGGCGCTGCGGCTCGCGGGGCCGGAGCTGGCGCTGCCGGTGGCGCCGGACGCGCTGGGCTGGACGCTGGAGCGCGCCGCGTCGTCGGCGCTGCCCATCATGATCTTCGTGGGCAACCCGGGGGCCATCCAGATCCACACCGGGCCGGTGCGCACGGTGCGGCCCATGGGGCCGTGGATGAACGTGCTGGACCCGGGCTTCAACCTCCACGTCCGCGCGGATCACGTCCACTCCGCCTGGGTGGTGCGCAAGCCCACGCGCGACGGCACCGTCACCTCGCTGGAGCTGTTCGACCGGGCGGGGGAGAACATCGGGTTGCTGTTCGGCAAGCGCAAGCCGGGGGAGCTGGAGTCGCCCGCGTGGCGGGCGCTGATGGAAGAGCTGGGCCGGGCGCTGCCCGCGGTGGAGGTGGCGTCATGA